The Gossypium arboreum isolate Shixiya-1 chromosome 2, ASM2569848v2, whole genome shotgun sequence region CCTCGGGAGAGGATTTTGTCCCCAGCTTCTGCGGAAGCTAGTGTGTCTTGAGCGGCTGCAGAGGGGGGTGCCTTGACTGTACATGAGTGTACGACCATGAGAGTCTTGCCCTTGGTGGGTGGGTGGCCATACACCTAGGTATGGTCGAGGTGGCCTTGGCCCTGTGAACCAAGCTCTCAAGGTAGTCGCTCATGGCAAGCTGGTTTGTGGCAGAGCACGAGAGACAAAACTCTCGTCGGGAACAATACCGTCGGTTGTTGGGAGTCGGGTCGGTTGCTCAGCGGATGACACTTCAAAGACTTCTTCCAAAGGAGCCGACCGACCCTCAACAAGACAGTAATTGTTGTTGTTTTGGAATTTAAGGGTTGTTGTGTTAGTCTTTTTTCCTTATTCCGAGTAATTAGATATCCGATACTAGGTTTTATTCTAATCCATCTTTGTAACAGGGCAAAAACTATGGCCGTGTCTGGTTCCAAGGTTGTTTTCGGAGATGTTTATGTGGACGAGTTAGTGTCGAGTTGCGGGAATGGCTTTGAGTTTTTGAAACCTAAAGGGGTTTATTTTGCTGATCGAAGCCATATCAGTTGCCGAAAAGCTGGTATGGTTTTGAGAAAGCAAGAACAACCTCTCTTTGTTTGTGGACACTATGTTTCTCCCACAATGTCGAGAAATTCCAAATATAATCCGCCTTTTGGTCCAAGGATTAAAAGTATTCGCACTTCGCCTTTGCCATGTTCCTCTTCTAGGGCCGTCCACGATGTGTCATTTGATGGCAGTTCTAGTGATGATCAAACCACAAGTTTGCCTCAACGGTATGTCCTCATCTTGTATTTACCCTACTATATGCTTTAAACATTTCTGACACTGGCTATCTATGCTTGTACTCAGTttccattttggttatttggtgttgatttcagaGCTATTCCGAGTGAGCAAACATTGACACTTGTTTCTGGGTCATGTTATCTCCCCCATCCCGCTAAGGTAGAAAAGGGAGGGGAGGATGCGCACTTCATTTGTGCTGATGAACAAGCCATAGGAGTAGCCGATGGTGTAGGTGGCTGGGCTGAAGTCGGTATTGATGCTGGTGAATTTGCTCGTGAACTTATGTCTAATTCGGTGAAAGCAATTCGAGATGAACCCAAAGGTTCAGTCGACCCGGCCAGAGTATTAGAGAAGGCCCATTCAAGCACAAAATCACAAGGATCCTCAACTGCGTGCGTCATTGCCCTTCACAAGGAGGTTTGTTTTCACTTTCAAAGGCTAGTCTCATCGAGTTTGATTGTTAGTGAATTTTGGCATATAACTCAGGTTGCCTGAGTTTGGTTACATTCATGCCGATTCATGTAGAGTTTGGTTACATTCATGCCGATTCATGTACTTACTATCTCGACAGGGACTACATGCAATAAATTTGGGGGACAGCGGTTTCATAGTTGTTAGAGATGGTTCAACTGTTTTCCATTCCCCTGTGCAGCAACACGGTTTCAATTTTACTTATCAGTTGGAGAGCGGTAATAATGGTGATCTACCGAGCTCTGGTCAGGTTAGTCGATGACTCGTTACTCCGCCCTAATACAAGGAATCTGTTATAGTGGTTTTCCTTTCTTTGTTCACCGTGTTTAAGGCAATATCTTTGAATATAGTAGAAATGGCATTGTCTTAACAAATGCATGCATGCATAGTGAACTGA contains the following coding sequences:
- the LOC108479777 gene encoding probable protein phosphatase 2C 80, giving the protein MGIDIQSYLNRFNFTLFQSFFAFGLLGICERAKTMAVSGSKVVFGDVYVDELVSSCGNGFEFLKPKGVYFADRSHISCRKAGMVLRKQEQPLFVCGHYVSPTMSRNSKYNPPFGPRIKSIRTSPLPCSSSRAVHDVSFDGSSSDDQTTSLPQRAIPSEQTLTLVSGSCYLPHPAKVEKGGEDAHFICADEQAIGVADGVGGWAEVGIDAGEFARELMSNSVKAIRDEPKGSVDPARVLEKAHSSTKSQGSSTACVIALHKEGLHAINLGDSGFIVVRDGSTVFHSPVQQHGFNFTYQLESGNNGDLPSSGQVFRIPILPGDVIVAGTDGLFDNLYNNEVAAVVVHALRAGFSPESTAKEIVALARERAVDKNKQTPFAKAAQDAGYRYNGGKLDDITVVVSFITISADM